CCCTGCGCCAAACGGCTGCATGGGGGATGAATCCAGGAGCCATGATGGGCCATGACAGGCTGAATGTTGCGCTGATCACGGGTGCCGCTGGCGGCATAGGCGCTGCGACCGCGCGGGAGCTTCACGCAGCCGGTTTCAAGCTGGCGCTTTGGGACGTGGCCGAGCGCTTTCCGGTCGAGCTTTCCGATGACGCCGTACACGTGCTGACCCAAAGGGTGGACGTCACGGACGCCAGCCAGGTTGACGCGGCGCTCGCCACCATCCGCAGCCGCTGGGGCGGCGTTTCCGTTCTGATCAACAACGCCGGCATCTCGCCGAAGACACCCGATGGCAAGGGACGCGGCATCCTGACCGTCTCACCCGAGGAATGGCGAGGGGTGCTGGACATCAATCTCACCTCCTTGCTGACGCTGATCCAAAAGACAGCCCCGGACATGATGGTCCAGGAGTGGGGCCGGATCGTCAATCTGTCGTCGCAGGCCGCGCGCACGCGTTCCACCGTTCCCGGCGTCGCGTACGTCTGCACCAAGACCGCAGTGTTGGGGCTGACCCGCTATGCGGCTGAAGAGCTGGGGCCGCATGGCATCACATGCAATGCCGTGACGCCCGGACGCATCGCATCGGCCATGACGGCGTCGGCGGGGCCGGAGGTCACCGAGCGTCTCAACAGCAACACGCCATTGCGTCGCATGGGCACGCCCGAAGAAGTGGCCAAAGCCATCGCCTTCTTCTGCGCGCCGTCCGGCGACTTTGTGTCTGGCGCGGTGCTGGACGTGAACGGGGGCCTATTCATGCAGTAGCGCAGCGGCGGCAACCCGCCTCAATACAAAAAAGGAGACAAGCATGAAACTGAAAGCCATCGGCGCAGTCATGACAACCGCCGTGCTTTGCGCCGCCACCTCGGCGCATGCGCAGGACAAGTACCCCAACCGTCCCATCGAGCTCAGCGTGCCCTACGGGGCCGGCGGAGCGACAGACGTGATGGCGCGCAAGTTCGCGACCTTCCTGGAAAAGGAACTGGGTCAGACGATCGTCGTGCACAACCGGCCGGGGGCCCAGGGCACACTGCAAATGAGCCAGCTGGCCAAGACCAGGCCAGACGGGTACTCGCTCGGCGTCGCCGGCTACAACGCGCTTACCTATACAGCGCAGCGCATGTCCCGCCCGCCCTTCACGGTCGACGACTTCACCTACTTCGGCGAGATCGGCACCTTTTCGTACGGCCTGGTGGTGCCAAGCAAATCCGGCATCAGGAACATGGACGACTACATCGCCGCGAGCAAGCAGCCGCAGGGCATCACTTACGGCGTCACCGGCGCGCCGAACAACATTCCCTACGCGACGCTCAAGAAAACCACGGGCGGCGTCTTCGAGGAAGTGAACTACAAGTCTGGCCTGGAAGCCGCCACCGCCGCCGCTGGGAACCATGTCGAGTCCGCACTTCAGAACCCGCAGGACATTCTGCCGCTCGTGCAGTCTGGCCAGATCCGGTTGATCGCATCGATGACCGACCAGCGCATCGCGGGATATGAAAATGTGCCGACAGCGCGCGAGCAAGGCTACGACGTGCAGGTGTACAGCAGCCTCGGCCTCGCCGCCCCACAAGGCATTCCGGAGGACGTGCGCCGCGTGCTGCAGGAGGCAACGCTCAAGGTACTGCGCAACCCGGACTATGTGGCGTTCATGAAGACCCAGCATATGTATGTGAACCAGGTCGACGGCCCCGCATTTCATCAGAAGCTGCGGGACGGCTACGTCAGCATGGGTACGTTTATCAAGGAAATGAACATCCCAATGCTGAACTGACGCTGCGCGTGCCGGATGAGCGGCTTGCGCCTTGCCGCCGCCATCCCCGTGGGCCGGATAGGACAACCCGAAGAGGTCGCCTATGCGGTCGCGATGCTCTGCGCCGACGCGGCGGCGTTCACAACCGGAGCATGCCTGGACATCAACGGCGGCGTCTACATGAATTGACGCCCCTCACAAAAGGAGACAAACCATGATGACCAACAAGATCCTGCTTGCGCTGGCGGCATCGGCCTGCGCCTCGCTCACGCCGATCACCGCCGCCGCGCAAGCGGCTGCCTATCCGGAGCGTGAGCTGAACATGTACGTGAACTACGGCGCGGGCGGCAATACCGACGTCGCCGCGCGGGGACTGGCCCGCGGCATGGAAGCCATTCTGAACAAGACGGTGGTGGTGCAGAACCGAGCCGGGGCGCAGGGAACGCTTGGCGTATCGCAGCTTGCCAAGCAGAAGGCGGACGGCTACACCTTCGGCATCGTGACGTACTCGACCATTTCCATCACACCGCATCTGATGAAGGTGGACTATACGGCAGACAGCTTCGATTTCATCGCCGGCGTGGGCCGCTTCAAGTATGGCGTGGCGGTGCGCGCGGATTCTCCGTACAAGACGCTGGACGACCTCGTGAAGGCGAGCAAGGCGGGCAAGGGAATCTTCTTCGGCGCGCCATCCGCGCCCAACAACATTGCCATGTACGAACTGGGCCGGAAGACGGGCGGCAAATTCGAGCAGGTGAGCTATAAATCGGGCGCCGAGACCGTCTCCGCGCTGCTTGGCGGGCAGGTGGACGTCATCGTGCAGAATCCCTCCGACATCGTCCCTCACGTGAACGCCGGAAAGATGCGCATGCTGGCCAGTGCCAGCCCCATGCGTTGGACAGAGTTGCCCGACATCCCGACCATGAAGGAGCAGGGCTACGACGTGGAGGTCGACTCGTGGCTCGGGCTGGCGTTTCCCAAGGGCGTGGACAAGGGTATGCGGGACAAGCTCGAGCAGGTTGCCGCCCAGGCGCTCAAGTCGCCGGAAACGTCAAAGGTCTTCGTCCTGGGTGGCATGGAACCGGTGGCGGTCAGCGGTGCGCAGTATCGCACCATGCTGATCGAGGGACGGGAATTCATGGGCCAGGCCATCAAGGCCGCCAACATTCCCACCAATCAGTAAGCACAGCAGACGCGCGCCGCTATTCGACCTGCTGCAATTGACGGCCTGCGCGCTGGCGCGCGCGTACCAACTCCATCTTCTTGAAGGGCTGCACCGTCAGGGCCTCCGGGCTGAGCTTGCGGCGCAGCACTTCCATGATCTTCGTGCCAGAGTTGGACAGGTCTCGGATCAGCGCACTTTCCAGCAACAGCGCGTTGCCCGTCCTGAGCGCTTCAAGAATGTCCTCGTGGGGATGCGTGCCGCTGAAGATTGAGGGCGCCCCCTTCTCGTAGAGAAAGCCAACGCTGGGGCCCGTAATGGCCCACAGCGTCTGGATCATCGTTTTCAAATAGGACTTTTCTTCCATGCGGCACAGCGCCATATGGAACAGCGCATTCTGCTTGAGCTGAGCGCGCACATCGCCACGTTCCTTGGCCTTTACCAGCGCCTGATGGAGTTTTTCAAGCTGGGCGATCTGCCTGGGAGTCCAATCATCCAGTGTCTGCAGCGCAGCCATGACTTCCAGCTTGGTGCGGATGGCGCGCACTTCCGTAAGGTGCTCGACAGACGGAATGGGCACCCGCACGCTGAAGCCGCGTTGTCCGATCAGGATGTCCTTGGCAACGAGTTGCAGCAGCGCCTCGCGAATTGGCGTCTGACTCATGCCTTGGAAGGCCTCATCCTCCATCAGCTCGCGGAGCTTGAACGTGTGACCTGGCATGTATTCGCCGTAGGTCAGCTTGGCGATCAGCACTTCTCGGACGGTATCCGTATGGTTGACTTTGGACATGAGTTTTCCAGCAGCGAGCGCCGATTGCGGCCCGGACATTATTTTATAACTGGACGCATTCGGCGCGGCGCCGCTCGTCAGCGCCGGAAGCCGCCGCCGCCCCTGAACCCGCCAAACCCGCCAAAGCTGCGCCCCTCCATCCCGCGCCCCTGCCAGCCGCCCTCCCCGCGTCCCTGCCAACCGCCGTCGCCGCGGCCTTGCCAACCGCCGTCGCTGCGGCCTTGCCAACCGCCGGCAGAAGCGTTCGTGCGGTTCTGCCAGCCGCCGCCATAGGAATCGTCCGTGTGCGGTGTCGAATAGTCGCGCGCCTGGCGTTGCGAGTTCAGGTAGTTGGACTGCGTGTTCGGCTGAACCGGCTGCCAGCCCGACGACGTGTGCTGCTGCCAGCCGTTGTCGTTGTGTTCGTAGACATTGCCGTTGTGGTCTGCATACACGTTGCCGTTGTTCCACGCCGCGCCGCTGCCGGTATTGCGGTCGTACGTGGCGCCCCGCCGGTCGACGCTGTCGGCGCCCTGCCCCGCCGTGCCCGTCGCGCCCGCGGCGGAATACGTGGTGCGGCCGGTGTTGGGATTGGTGCGCACGTTCTGCCGGCCCGCGGCCCATTGGCCGTCGTCGTTCTCGACCGCGCCTGCGCGACCCGCGCCCGATGCGCCCGTGACGGGATCGGTGTACGCGCCCCGGCGGCCGGCGGCGGCGTTGCCCGTGTACTCGTTGTAGGCCGCGCCGCGTGTGCCTTCGAACGCGGCGCCGGTCTGCGGGTTGTAGCCTTCGGCGTGCGCGCCCTGCCATTCGGTGCCCGTCCAGCCGTTCCAGCCGGCCGCGTGCGTGACCGTGCCGGAGCCGCCCCAGGCGCCGTACACGTCGACCTTGTTGACGTCCACGCCGCCCCAGTAGGGCGCGCCGTAGTACGGCCCCCAGTACGGCGCCGCGCCGCCCCAGGCCTCAGCCGCGGCAAACCCGAAGGCAAAGCCGGCGGCCGAATCGAAGGCGGCGTTGTAGCCGTAGCTGGGCGGATACCCGACCCAGGTGTTCTGCACGATCGTGGGCGGATAGGAATAGCCCGTGCCGTAGACGACGGTGCCATCCGGTGCGACCACGACGCCCATGTAGCCGGGTGAATAGCCGAACACCACGCTTTGCGGCGTGGCGCCATAGACCTGCACATAGGTCACGTAATGCAGCGGCGAGCTGGCCGGGATGGCGTAGATGACCGCCGGCACATGGTCGGCCACGCGCCACGGTCCGGTGGGCGAATCCGATACGAACCACACTGCGTTCGACAGGGCGTAATAGCGGCCTTCCGCCTGGATGACCGGCACCGGCGAGTTGGCCGCGTAGTGCAGGGCCGTGCCGTCGATGGGGCGCAGGACGGGCGCCCCGCCGGCGTACTCGACCTGCAGCTTGGCGGCGCTGCGCGACACGGTGGCGGTCTGCGGAATGGTCGATGCAATGACGGCTTCGCGGGCCTGCGGCGTGCCGGGCACCGACACCAGCACTCCGCCCTGCGGATCGTGCGGCGGAATGCGCGCGAAGTCGCGCGGCAGGTCCTTGCCCGGCACATACGACCACGGTCCTTCCAGCCGCGCGCCGCGGAACCAGCGGCCGGACACCAGCAGGTAGTAGCGGTTGTCGCCGGGGTTCATGAACACGGCATGGTCGGCGTTGGTGACCGACAGCAGCGACGTGCCGGACACCGGCCGCAGCTCGGCCTGGCCGATCGTGATCAGCAGTTCGGCGGGCACCGTCGACACCTCGATGTCGGGCGCGCGGTGCGGCGCCTTGCCGTCATGCGGCATCAAGGGGTCCGCCGCCGGGCCGCGGCGCGCGGCGTCGGCGGCGGCGAGCAGCGCGGGCGACGGTTGCGCCACCGTGCGCCACGGCCCGTTGATGTCGCCCGCTTCATACCAGTGGCCCGCGGCCTGCAGGTACAGCCGCCCGGCGTTGTCGCCCAGGATCAGTGCGCGGGTGTTGACGACGCGGCGCCAGCCCTGCGTGTCGGGCAGTTGCGTCCACGCGGGCGCGCCATCCACCAGCACCAGGATCGCCGGCACCGTGCGGTAGATGATGCGCGGCGGCGTGTTGTTCACGGGCACGGTCTTGGCGGCCGGGTTGTTCTGCGACAGCGCATAGCTCAGTTGCAGCGCGTCCAGCGGCGTGACCACGCCATTTGCGGGGATGCGGGCTTCGAGCGCGCTGCGCAGGCGCGCAGCCTCTTGCGGGGCGGTGGGCACCTGCACGCGTTTCACGCGGATGTCGGACAGACGCACCAGCCCGGCGGATTT
The DNA window shown above is from Achromobacter spanius and carries:
- a CDS encoding tripartite tricarboxylate transporter substrate binding protein, with the translated sequence MKLKAIGAVMTTAVLCAATSAHAQDKYPNRPIELSVPYGAGGATDVMARKFATFLEKELGQTIVVHNRPGAQGTLQMSQLAKTRPDGYSLGVAGYNALTYTAQRMSRPPFTVDDFTYFGEIGTFSYGLVVPSKSGIRNMDDYIAASKQPQGITYGVTGAPNNIPYATLKKTTGGVFEEVNYKSGLEAATAAAGNHVESALQNPQDILPLVQSGQIRLIASMTDQRIAGYENVPTAREQGYDVQVYSSLGLAAPQGIPEDVRRVLQEATLKVLRNPDYVAFMKTQHMYVNQVDGPAFHQKLRDGYVSMGTFIKEMNIPMLN
- a CDS encoding SDR family NAD(P)-dependent oxidoreductase; protein product: MMGHDRLNVALITGAAGGIGAATARELHAAGFKLALWDVAERFPVELSDDAVHVLTQRVDVTDASQVDAALATIRSRWGGVSVLINNAGISPKTPDGKGRGILTVSPEEWRGVLDINLTSLLTLIQKTAPDMMVQEWGRIVNLSSQAARTRSTVPGVAYVCTKTAVLGLTRYAAEELGPHGITCNAVTPGRIASAMTASAGPEVTERLNSNTPLRRMGTPEEVAKAIAFFCAPSGDFVSGAVLDVNGGLFMQ
- a CDS encoding tripartite tricarboxylate transporter substrate binding protein, producing the protein MMTNKILLALAASACASLTPITAAAQAAAYPERELNMYVNYGAGGNTDVAARGLARGMEAILNKTVVVQNRAGAQGTLGVSQLAKQKADGYTFGIVTYSTISITPHLMKVDYTADSFDFIAGVGRFKYGVAVRADSPYKTLDDLVKASKAGKGIFFGAPSAPNNIAMYELGRKTGGKFEQVSYKSGAETVSALLGGQVDVIVQNPSDIVPHVNAGKMRMLASASPMRWTELPDIPTMKEQGYDVEVDSWLGLAFPKGVDKGMRDKLEQVAAQALKSPETSKVFVLGGMEPVAVSGAQYRTMLIEGREFMGQAIKAANIPTNQ
- a CDS encoding carbohydrate-binding family V/XII, producing the protein MPNQSAAAPQSASAQPGAGQPDTSAARALQWPRSFSAPDGQRVELYQPQIDTWTADRLTGRMAVAVGPAKGNPTYGVAEFSARADVNKSAGLVRLSDIRVKRVQVPTAPQEAARLRSALEARIPANGVVTPLDALQLSYALSQNNPAAKTVPVNNTPPRIIYRTVPAILVLVDGAPAWTQLPDTQGWRRVVNTRALILGDNAGRLYLQAAGHWYEAGDINGPWRTVAQPSPALLAAADAARRGPAADPLMPHDGKAPHRAPDIEVSTVPAELLITIGQAELRPVSGTSLLSVTNADHAVFMNPGDNRYYLLVSGRWFRGARLEGPWSYVPGKDLPRDFARIPPHDPQGGVLVSVPGTPQAREAVIASTIPQTATVSRSAAKLQVEYAGGAPVLRPIDGTALHYAANSPVPVIQAEGRYYALSNAVWFVSDSPTGPWRVADHVPAVIYAIPASSPLHYVTYVQVYGATPQSVVFGYSPGYMGVVVAPDGTVVYGTGYSYPPTIVQNTWVGYPPSYGYNAAFDSAAGFAFGFAAAEAWGGAAPYWGPYYGAPYWGGVDVNKVDVYGAWGGSGTVTHAAGWNGWTGTEWQGAHAEGYNPQTGAAFEGTRGAAYNEYTGNAAAGRRGAYTDPVTGASGAGRAGAVENDDGQWAAGRQNVRTNPNTGRTTYSAAGATGTAGQGADSVDRRGATYDRNTGSGAAWNNGNVYADHNGNVYEHNDNGWQQHTSSGWQPVQPNTQSNYLNSQRQARDYSTPHTDDSYGGGWQNRTNASAGGWQGRSDGGWQGRGDGGWQGRGEGGWQGRGMEGRSFGGFGGFRGGGGFRR
- a CDS encoding SDR family oxidoreductase; this encodes MSGLRLAAAIPVGRIGQPEEVAYAVAMLCADAAAFTTGACLDINGGVYMN
- a CDS encoding GntR family transcriptional regulator, whose translation is MSKVNHTDTVREVLIAKLTYGEYMPGHTFKLRELMEDEAFQGMSQTPIREALLQLVAKDILIGQRGFSVRVPIPSVEHLTEVRAIRTKLEVMAALQTLDDWTPRQIAQLEKLHQALVKAKERGDVRAQLKQNALFHMALCRMEEKSYLKTMIQTLWAITGPSVGFLYEKGAPSIFSGTHPHEDILEALRTGNALLLESALIRDLSNSGTKIMEVLRRKLSPEALTVQPFKKMELVRARQRAGRQLQQVE